The Dermacentor andersoni chromosome 1, qqDerAnde1_hic_scaffold, whole genome shotgun sequence genomic interval CAGATTCGTCCTCCTGCGCGGTATGCTCAAACAAGGCGAGGGGTATACCTGCTGCCGGCATTACAAGTCCCTAGTTTGTGAAAATGGTCACTCTTAAACTCTATTTTGCGTGAATCAATGACGAAATTCCATGCCCAATGCGTTTCGTTGATCGAGCAATCCGTCCGGAAACAAGAACTCTGGGTTCAGCTCGGAAGTGTATTTTTCTATGCACCCGCCGCCTGAATGTATCGCCTCTTCTCTCCCTGTCGCACTGGGGTAAATGACCAACCGGACGCTAAATGCACCGCGCTTCGTCGTTGTCATCAACGCAAACGCTTCCAAGTATTCCGAATGCCATAGTATGCATACTTCGACCATATATTCGAGTACTACCAGGCGTGAGTAACCAGGAGTGACTCTACATACGCACGGAGCTGAGGGGCATTCCTTTGATTTTCGTCATTGGTAATTGTCTACAATGATGCCACGTGAGGGCTGCTGGCTGCTTCAGGCGTTTCTCACTCCTATGCCCGTTGGGCCTGTCTCAAACTATAGAACAATATATTTTCTGGTGTCACAGTCTGGCGACACAAATATACACTTCTGTaatgctaaagcttgtatataacAAGCTAGAACTGCATGCGTATGCTTATTCAGCCCGGACCATGGAATTGGTGTCCGTCAGGATTACTCAGACGACATACAGGCCGTACCCACCGTTCCACTTACAGCCTTCGATAAGTAAGCTATGAGAAGTGATGCCTTTTGTGGCCGCGGCCTGCAATCAATAACTGAAAACCTACAAGGGATTCCTTTCGAGAGATGCCACAGTAATGGCCGACAGTAAAACTAAACATTTCTTACAGCTTCTGTTGTGTCGAGTATCGCAATTTATTTCACCAACGTATAAATCGTTGCAGCCGCGTGCGCGTGTCAGCTTTCAGCTATAGGTCAGATTAAGCTGGGGTTGTGTGGCTCCAGCTTGTGGTCACCCACTGTGTACTGGCTCTTGGTGATCTGGAATTTCATCTTGACCGGCGAGTGGCCGCCCTCCGAGGCGACGGAGCCGATGAAGTTGAGGAAGCGTTGGGGAGAGCACTTTTGAAGGAGGCCCTTTTTGCACATCAAAGTCGGCACCTTGAAACCGAGGTATCGGGTGCGGGTGTCCTTGCAAGCTGCGTACACTCCCTCGGCGAAACTCGGGTGCACGGCGTAGACCAACTCCGTGGCCGAGGATTCGCCGCTTTCCGCGGTGCTGGTACGGTTGACGGCGACGAATTCGGACTGCTTCGGCGAGCAGTACGCCTGGCAGACGAGGTTCTGGAAGTTTGGAAAGCACCTCTGATCTGTTTTTACGATAATGTCGCGGAGGGTCTTGAGCTCAGACACCATATTTTTCGCCTGCGTAGCGTCGCAGCAGACTGGCGTTGGCTTGCCGCATGGGTCGAGCAGAGCGGGGCACGCCTTCTCGAGCAACTGACTCTCGAGGGGGACCGGATGACGCTTGGCGGCGCATGGCAGCGGCTTGCCGGAGTCTGGATCCGTGCCACAGTTGCCGTACGTGACGCACTCGGCCAGTGCCGACGACACAAGCGTGACGGTTAAGGCGACGGTGAAAAGCCAGCTGTTAGACATCGTGATGCGTGCCCGTCACGGAGGTCTCGATGATGCATCTATGGGCCTAACGTCTGCTCCTTTTATACAACTCGCGGCACTCGGTTGGCTATGGCAACATTTGTGCTTGGTCCGCAGTTTCTCGTGTCAGTCAGATGACGCAGAGGGACCGGACTTACCGATAACACACGCGGATAAACGGATAAACGCCGGACCTTCGTTAGGTAGATACGCGCTGCCGCTCCTATCATTTAATTGTCTGATGCAAGGCTGCCAAACGTTCGGCTACAGGTTCGTATCTCAAGTGTTGTATTGCGTATTAAGTGCACAAAA includes:
- the LOC126544733 gene encoding NPC intracellular cholesterol transporter 1-like, which encodes MSNSWLFTVALTVTLVSSALAECVTYGNCGTDPDSGKPLPCAAKRHPVPLESQLLEKACPALLDPCGKPTPVCCDATQAKNMVSELKTLRDIIVKTDQRCFPNFQNLVCQAYCSPKQSEFVAVNRTSTAESGESSATELVYAVHPSFAEGVYAACKDTRTRYLGFKVPTLMCKKGLLQKCSPQRFLNFIGSVASEGGHSPVKMKFQITKSQYTVGDHKLEPHNPSLI